The bacterium genome has a segment encoding these proteins:
- a CDS encoding baseplate J/gp47 family protein, with the protein MTKSFDEILADLLAAVLAKTPFTNVNVGAALRGILEALSSGLAGLYQLVRTVSGALFIQTATGSWLDLKAREVGVRRLVAKQAQVRLTFSRATPATQDTLIPAGTIVRSRRDAAGASVRFLTDADATLPTGASSVVVLATAEQAGFSGNVAAGLITLIVTPISGIETVTNVDVGELSTLVQEGADAESDRAFRERAIGKWDTLGVGGTRGAYHAWAMSVPGVQAAMVLDDAPYGPGTVGVVVLGTDGAPTPQLLADVRDYIRPRQPLTAQLVVSRAAITPVALSLTVWRFATADQATVDTAVRLALQGYSDALQLGEGLIRARLMAAVMAVDGVYNVTVDAPLADVPATPAEYLDVDAQAATLVHRVKGRTYQDRTLLPAGEDITGIDPIDKIEWSL; encoded by the coding sequence ATGACCAAGTCCTTCGACGAGATCCTGGCCGACCTCCTGGCGGCCGTCCTGGCCAAGACGCCCTTCACCAACGTCAACGTGGGCGCCGCCTTGCGTGGCATCCTGGAGGCCCTCTCCAGCGGCCTGGCGGGCCTCTACCAGCTGGTGCGGACGGTCAGCGGCGCCCTCTTCATCCAAACCGCCACGGGATCTTGGTTGGACTTGAAGGCCCGCGAGGTGGGCGTGCGGCGCCTGGTGGCCAAGCAGGCGCAGGTGCGCCTGACCTTCAGCCGGGCCACGCCAGCCACCCAGGACACGCTCATCCCGGCGGGCACCATCGTGCGCAGCCGGCGCGACGCGGCGGGGGCCAGCGTCCGGTTTCTGACCGACGCGGACGCCACGCTGCCCACGGGCGCGAGCTCGGTGGTCGTCCTGGCCACGGCCGAGCAGGCGGGGTTTTCCGGCAACGTGGCCGCGGGTCTCATCACGCTGATCGTCACGCCCATCTCCGGCATCGAGACCGTCACCAATGTGGACGTGGGCGAGCTCTCCACCCTGGTGCAGGAGGGCGCGGACGCCGAGAGCGACCGGGCTTTCCGTGAGCGCGCCATCGGCAAATGGGACACGCTGGGTGTCGGCGGCACGCGCGGCGCCTATCACGCCTGGGCAATGAGCGTGCCGGGCGTGCAGGCAGCCATGGTGCTGGACGACGCGCCCTACGGACCCGGCACGGTGGGCGTGGTGGTGCTGGGCACGGATGGCGCGCCCACGCCCCAACTCCTGGCGGACGTGCGGGACTACATCCGGCCGCGCCAGCCCCTGACCGCCCAGCTCGTCGTCTCCAGGGCGGCCATCACGCCCGTCGCCCTCTCCCTGACCGTCTGGCGTTTCGCCACGGCCGACCAGGCCACGGTGGACACGGCCGTGCGCCTGGCCCTGCAGGGCTACTCGGACGCCCTGCAGCTGGGCGAGGGCCTCATCCGCGCGCGTCTGATGGCGGCCGTCATGGCCGTGGACGGCGTCTACAACGTAACCGTGGATGCGCCCCTGGCGGACGTGCCGGCCACGCCGGCCGAGTACCTGGACGTGGACGCCCAGGCCGCCACGCTGGTGCATCGCGTGAAGGGCCGCACCTACCAGGATCGGACGCTCCTGCCGGCGGGCGAGGACATCACGGGCATCGACCCCATCGACAAGATCGAGTGGAGCCTGTGA
- a CDS encoding GPW/gp25 family protein: MSTFLARDIAFAADGDLLVAPTGDLQVAHDEDVMRQDILDRLASLPGELPAHPAWGCRIKTLLGAPDTPRTRMLALRYLREALEDESRVEDASIRVQQIGFTPEEKVFQIRFALAGQDKLQELVWGLGLSGPFTVHQGEIVP; the protein is encoded by the coding sequence GTGAGCACGTTCCTGGCCCGCGACATTGCCTTTGCGGCCGATGGCGACCTCTTGGTGGCACCAACGGGCGACCTGCAGGTGGCCCACGATGAGGACGTGATGCGCCAGGACATCCTCGACCGGCTGGCCAGCCTGCCCGGCGAGCTGCCGGCTCACCCCGCCTGGGGTTGCCGCATCAAGACCCTGCTGGGCGCGCCGGACACGCCGCGCACGCGCATGCTGGCCCTGCGCTACCTGCGCGAGGCGCTGGAGGACGAGTCCCGCGTGGAGGACGCCAGCATCCGCGTGCAGCAGATCGGCTTCACGCCCGAGGAAAAGGTCTTTCAGATCCGCTTCGCCCTGGCCGGGCAGGACAAGCTGCAGGAGCTGGTGTGGGGCCTGGGCTTGTCCGGGCCCTTCACGGTCCACCAGGGGGAGATCGTCCCATGA
- a CDS encoding phage baseplate assembly protein V — protein sequence MRAELKTLIEQVRPDFSSYMRFPVRGVVTEVDAAAYTVSVQPDDPALAILPRCEILAVWATAAARLVVLPTAGDHVMVSFEGGQPDKPFVSGFLTGAGPQDKHLVLEQGQARVVMSADGLVEIESAVKVHVKAPAVELGAAAAEQLILGNTFQSLFNAHQHIGNVGVPTSTPIAPLTGQELSNTSRTE from the coding sequence ATGCGCGCGGAGCTGAAGACCCTCATCGAGCAGGTCCGCCCGGACTTTTCCAGCTACATGCGCTTCCCCGTACGCGGCGTGGTCACCGAGGTGGACGCCGCGGCCTACACGGTCAGCGTCCAGCCCGACGACCCTGCCCTGGCCATTCTGCCCCGCTGCGAGATCCTGGCCGTCTGGGCAACTGCAGCCGCGCGCCTGGTGGTGCTGCCCACGGCCGGCGACCACGTGATGGTCTCCTTCGAGGGCGGCCAGCCGGACAAGCCCTTCGTCTCCGGTTTCCTCACGGGCGCCGGCCCACAAGACAAGCACCTGGTGCTGGAGCAGGGCCAGGCCCGTGTGGTGATGAGCGCGGATGGCCTGGTGGAGATCGAATCCGCGGTGAAGGTGCACGTGAAGGCCCCAGCCGTGGAGCTGGGCGCGGCCGCGGCCGAGCAGCTCATCCTGGGCAACACGTTCCAGTCCCTCTTCAACGCCCATCAGCACATCGGCAACGTGGGCGTCCCCACGTCGACACCGATCGCCCCTTTGACCGGGCAAGAGCTTTCAAACACCTCTCGGACGGAGTAG